A genomic stretch from Chryseobacterium sp. SNU WT5 includes:
- a CDS encoding LpxD N-terminal domain-containing protein — MTFAKPQTLQSISEIIGAKMIGNADFPVLGTNEIHRVKEGEIVFVNHPKYYDKALNSAATVILIDKEVACPEGKVLLVSKDPFGDFNKINKHFTKITNFGETLHELEVGDNTQIHSSVVIGNNVTIGSNCIIFPNVVIGDRTVIGDHVIIQSNTVLGGEAFYYRKLDGNFDRLVSIGNVIIENNVEIGNNCTIDRGVTDSTIIGEGSVLDNQIQIGHDTIIGKKCLIASQTGIAGCCVIEDEVTIWGQVGMASGVRVESGTVLLAKCGVNRDLKKGTYFGSIAEEFKQYLRKEVKLKNLK, encoded by the coding sequence ATGACTTTCGCAAAACCTCAAACTCTTCAATCTATTTCAGAAATTATCGGTGCTAAGATGATTGGTAACGCTGATTTTCCTGTTTTAGGAACCAACGAGATTCATCGAGTTAAGGAGGGCGAAATTGTCTTTGTGAATCATCCAAAATATTACGATAAAGCACTGAACTCTGCAGCAACTGTCATTCTAATTGATAAAGAGGTTGCTTGTCCAGAGGGTAAAGTTTTGTTAGTTTCTAAAGATCCTTTTGGAGATTTTAATAAAATTAATAAACATTTTACAAAAATCACCAATTTTGGGGAAACACTACATGAATTGGAGGTTGGTGACAATACCCAAATTCATTCATCTGTTGTCATTGGTAATAACGTAACGATAGGGAGCAACTGTATTATTTTTCCTAATGTAGTCATTGGAGATCGAACAGTAATTGGTGATCATGTAATCATTCAGTCGAATACCGTTTTAGGAGGTGAGGCTTTTTATTACAGGAAATTAGACGGGAATTTTGACCGATTAGTTTCAATAGGGAATGTTATCATTGAAAATAACGTAGAAATTGGTAATAATTGTACGATTGATCGTGGAGTTACCGATTCAACGATTATTGGTGAAGGCTCAGTTTTAGACAATCAGATTCAAATTGGTCATGATACCATTATAGGTAAGAAGTGTCTGATTGCTTCCCAAACAGGAATAGCAGGTTGTTGCGTGATAGAAGATGAGGTTACTATTTGGGGACAAGTAGGAATGGCTTCGGGAGTTCGTGTTGAAAGTGGCACTGTTCTCCTGGCAAAATGCGGAGTCAATCGAGATCTAAAGAAAGGAACTTATTTCGGTTCCATTGCAGAGGAATTCAAGCAATATTTAAGAAAAGAAGTGAAACTTAAAAATTTGAAATAG